One region of Paraburkholderia acidiphila genomic DNA includes:
- a CDS encoding chromate transporter gives MTTTLVALAAIFSQLSLLAFGGGNTILPEMQRQVVEVHHWMPASEFSALFALAQAAPGPNMMVVTLVGWHVAGWAGMLVTSIAKFGPSSLVTIAALHAWDRFKDRPWRRIAQKGLVPVTAGLVAASAVLIAKASDPSWIAWAITGVCAVLAFRTKIHPLWLLGAGSLIGLMGFGQ, from the coding sequence ATGACCACCACACTCGTTGCGCTCGCCGCGATCTTCAGCCAGCTCTCGCTGCTCGCATTCGGCGGCGGCAACACGATCCTGCCCGAGATGCAGCGTCAGGTCGTCGAGGTGCATCACTGGATGCCCGCGAGCGAGTTCAGCGCGCTCTTCGCGCTTGCCCAGGCCGCCCCGGGCCCGAACATGATGGTCGTGACGCTGGTGGGTTGGCACGTGGCTGGCTGGGCGGGCATGCTCGTCACGTCGATCGCGAAGTTCGGACCGTCGTCGCTCGTCACGATCGCCGCGCTGCATGCGTGGGACCGCTTCAAGGACCGCCCGTGGCGGCGCATCGCGCAAAAGGGGCTCGTGCCGGTGACGGCGGGCCTCGTGGCCGCGAGTGCGGTGCTGATTGCGAAGGCATCGGATCCTTCGTGGATCGCGTGGGCGATTACCGGCGTGTGCGCCGTGCTCGCGTTTCGCACGAAGATTCATCCGTTGTGGCTGCTTGGCGCGGGGAGTTTGATTGGCTTGATGGGGTTTGGGCAGTGA
- a CDS encoding type II toxin-antitoxin system RelE/ParE family toxin yields the protein MITLVRSADFDQWLKKLRDARAKARIAARLVSAQHGNFGDYRVLSEGVCEMKIDFGPGYRVYYTRRGTVVYVLLTGGDKSSQDQDIRRAIQMARELTE from the coding sequence ATGATCACACTGGTTCGCTCCGCGGATTTCGACCAGTGGCTTAAGAAACTACGAGATGCCCGTGCCAAGGCTCGTATCGCTGCGCGCCTCGTCAGCGCGCAACATGGAAACTTCGGTGACTATCGCGTTCTTTCCGAAGGCGTTTGCGAAATGAAGATCGACTTCGGCCCAGGTTATCGCGTCTACTACACGCGCCGAGGAACAGTTGTCTATGTCCTGCTGACCGGGGGCGACAAATCCTCGCAAGATCAGGACATCAGGCGTGCCATACAGATGGCACGAGAGTTGACGGAGTGA
- a CDS encoding addiction module antidote protein codes for MPGTTTYAQFDAADYLDSEETIAEFLAASAEDPNPDVLLAAIAAVARARGMAKVAADAGLGRESLYKALAPGAHPRFETIQKVLRALGVQTVYKPLGGR; via the coding sequence ATGCCAGGCACGACGACATACGCCCAATTCGACGCGGCAGACTATCTCGACAGCGAAGAAACCATCGCCGAGTTCCTTGCCGCATCCGCCGAGGATCCGAATCCCGACGTTCTGCTTGCCGCAATCGCGGCCGTTGCTCGAGCGCGCGGCATGGCAAAAGTGGCCGCCGACGCGGGCCTCGGGCGGGAGAGCCTTTACAAGGCGCTCGCGCCGGGCGCCCACCCTCGCTTCGAGACAATCCAGAAGGTGTTGCGCGCGCTCGGCGTGCAAACGGTGTACAAGCCCCTCGGCGGGCGATGA
- a CDS encoding AMP nucleosidase → MNNDYLRPLMTPAHDFPDESFEDAADAVARLSSIYEANTSFLRDAFARYRRGEAFERRVRACYPFVRIRTNVNTHIDSRRSYGFVAGPGVFETTVTRPDLFGNYYREQLRLLAKNHHVGIEVGVSDQPIPVHFAFAEGIHLEGDLDRERLFAMRDVFDVPDLAQLDDRIVNGTYEPEPGEPHPLALFTAARVDFSLHRLKHYTATSPTHVQNYVLYTNYQFYIDEFVKLGRAMMAHTDDADLRNYRSEYTSFVEPGDVVTYNANLGEQDDEGTAPARLPQMPAYHLKRADGSGITMINIGVGPSNAKTITDHIAVLRPHAWIMLGHCAGLRNTQRLGDYVLAHGYVREDHVLDADLPLWVPIPALAEVQLALERAVADVTKLDGVELKRVMRTGTVASVDNRNWELRDHREPVQRLSQSRAIALDMESATIAANGFRFRVPYGTLLCVSDKPLHGELKLPGMADSFYRAQVDQHLQIGVKAMEILRTNGLHKLHSRKLRSFAEVAFQ, encoded by the coding sequence ATGAACAACGACTACCTGCGGCCCCTCATGACGCCGGCGCACGACTTCCCGGACGAATCTTTCGAAGACGCCGCCGACGCCGTGGCGCGCCTCTCGAGCATCTACGAAGCGAATACGTCTTTCCTGCGCGACGCGTTTGCGCGCTATCGCCGCGGCGAGGCGTTCGAGCGCCGCGTGCGCGCGTGCTACCCGTTCGTACGCATCCGCACCAACGTCAACACGCATATCGACTCACGCCGCTCGTACGGCTTCGTGGCGGGCCCTGGCGTGTTCGAGACCACCGTCACGCGGCCCGACCTGTTCGGCAATTACTATCGCGAGCAGTTGCGTCTGCTTGCGAAGAACCATCACGTGGGTATCGAAGTGGGCGTGTCGGATCAGCCGATCCCCGTGCACTTCGCGTTCGCCGAAGGCATCCACCTCGAAGGCGATCTCGACCGCGAGCGCCTCTTCGCCATGCGCGATGTGTTCGACGTGCCCGATCTCGCGCAGCTCGACGATCGCATCGTGAACGGCACCTACGAGCCGGAACCGGGCGAGCCGCATCCGCTTGCACTTTTCACCGCGGCGCGCGTGGATTTTTCGCTGCATCGGCTCAAGCACTACACGGCCACGTCGCCCACGCACGTGCAGAACTACGTGCTCTACACGAACTACCAGTTCTATATCGACGAGTTCGTGAAGCTCGGCCGCGCGATGATGGCGCATACCGACGACGCCGACCTGCGCAACTACCGCAGCGAATACACCTCGTTCGTCGAGCCCGGCGACGTGGTCACCTACAACGCGAATCTGGGCGAGCAGGACGACGAAGGCACGGCGCCGGCGCGCCTGCCGCAAATGCCGGCCTACCACCTCAAGCGTGCGGACGGCAGTGGCATCACGATGATCAACATCGGCGTGGGACCGTCGAACGCGAAGACGATCACCGATCACATTGCCGTGCTGCGTCCACATGCGTGGATCATGCTTGGCCACTGCGCGGGCCTGCGCAATACGCAGCGTCTCGGCGACTACGTGCTCGCGCACGGCTATGTGCGCGAGGATCACGTGCTCGACGCCGATTTGCCGCTGTGGGTGCCGATTCCGGCGCTCGCGGAAGTGCAGCTCGCGCTCGAGCGCGCGGTCGCGGACGTCACGAAGCTCGATGGCGTGGAACTCAAGCGCGTGATGCGCACGGGGACGGTGGCGAGCGTCGACAACCGCAACTGGGAGCTGCGCGATCATCGCGAGCCGGTGCAGCGCCTATCACAGAGCCGCGCGATTGCGCTCGACATGGAAAGCGCGACCATCGCCGCGAACGGATTCCGCTTTCGCGTGCCGTACGGCACGTTGCTGTGCGTTTCCGACAAGCCGCTGCACGGCGAGCTCAAGCTGCCGGGCATGGCCGATTCGTTCTATCGCGCGCAGGTCGATCAGCATTTGCAGATCGGCGTGAAGGCGATGGAGATTCTGCGCACGAATGGCTTGCACAAGCTGCATAGCCGGAAGCTGCGTAGTTTTGCGGAGGTGGCGTTTCAGTAG
- a CDS encoding homoserine kinase encodes MAVFTAVTDQELAQWLRDYDLGEVVEFRGIQSGIENSNFFLTTTRGEYVLTIFEKLTAEQLPFYLDLMRHLASHRVPVPDPMPRKDGALFGLLLGKPAAIVSKLEGKPELAPGVEHCAEVGQMLARMHLAGRDYRGDQPNLRSLAWWEETVPTVLPFLTDAQRTLVTSELDHQRAFFASADYAALPGGPCHCDLFRDNAMFAHSHPAPGHEVRLGGFFDFYFAGCDKWLFDVAVTVNDWCVDLATGKLDTARADALLRAYQTVRPFTPEEARHWLDMLRAGAYRFWVSRLYDFHLPRSAELLKPHDPGHFERILRERLAGSEAGSYHALPHRPCN; translated from the coding sequence ATGGCCGTCTTCACCGCTGTCACCGACCAAGAGCTTGCCCAATGGCTGCGCGACTACGATCTCGGCGAAGTCGTCGAATTTCGCGGCATCCAGTCCGGCATCGAAAACAGCAACTTCTTCCTGACGACGACGCGCGGCGAATACGTCCTGACGATCTTCGAAAAGCTGACGGCCGAACAACTGCCGTTCTACCTCGACCTGATGCGGCACCTCGCCTCGCATCGCGTGCCGGTACCCGACCCCATGCCGCGCAAGGACGGTGCACTTTTCGGCCTGCTGCTCGGCAAGCCCGCGGCCATCGTCTCGAAGCTCGAAGGCAAGCCCGAACTCGCGCCCGGCGTCGAGCACTGCGCGGAGGTGGGTCAGATGCTCGCGCGCATGCATCTGGCGGGCCGCGATTACCGCGGCGACCAGCCGAACCTGCGCAGCCTTGCGTGGTGGGAAGAAACGGTGCCGACCGTGCTGCCGTTCCTGACCGACGCCCAGCGCACGCTCGTCACGAGCGAACTCGACCACCAGCGCGCGTTCTTCGCGTCGGCCGACTACGCGGCGCTGCCGGGCGGTCCGTGCCATTGCGATCTGTTCCGCGACAACGCGATGTTCGCGCACTCGCACCCGGCGCCGGGCCACGAAGTCCGGCTGGGCGGCTTTTTCGACTTCTATTTCGCCGGCTGCGACAAGTGGCTGTTCGACGTAGCCGTGACCGTGAACGACTGGTGCGTCGACCTCGCCACCGGCAAGCTCGACACGGCGCGCGCCGACGCGCTCTTGCGCGCCTACCAGACCGTGCGCCCCTTCACGCCGGAAGAGGCGCGCCACTGGCTGGACATGCTGCGCGCAGGTGCGTACCGCTTCTGGGTCTCGCGCCTGTATGATTTCCACCTGCCCCGCTCGGCCGAACTGCTCAAGCCGCATGATCCCGGCCATTTCGAGCGCATTCTTCGCGAGCGCCTCGCTGGCAGCGAGGCGGGCTCCTATCACGCCTTGCCCCATCGCCCATGCAACTAA
- a CDS encoding BPSS1780 family membrane protein translates to MQLIEVPAKAGYVWFRQGIWLFRRNPLAFLTLFFAYLLAMTLISAIPVIGGVLPLLFVPGVAVGFMAACRDTIAGKPVFPTILIDGFRSYGSNVAKHLLVLGAVYVVAMLLVLAASAFVDGGALLRLMTIGGDLDAEALANSDVPLAVLASLLCYVPVSMLFWFAPVLTAWHDVPPVKAMFFSIVSCWRNKGAFMVYGALWFAVSTVVSIGLSTLLRALGAGDFTVAILMPALIIVTTMLYCSFYATYRGCYGVQEKQPAEMPDSGR, encoded by the coding sequence ATGCAACTAATTGAAGTCCCCGCGAAGGCGGGCTACGTCTGGTTCCGCCAGGGTATCTGGCTGTTCCGCCGCAATCCGCTCGCGTTTCTCACGCTGTTTTTCGCCTATTTGCTGGCGATGACGCTGATTTCCGCCATTCCCGTGATCGGCGGCGTGCTGCCGCTGCTGTTCGTGCCCGGCGTGGCCGTCGGCTTCATGGCGGCGTGCCGCGACACGATCGCAGGCAAGCCGGTGTTCCCGACCATCCTGATCGACGGCTTTCGTTCCTACGGCAGCAACGTGGCGAAGCACCTTCTGGTACTCGGGGCGGTTTACGTGGTAGCGATGTTGCTGGTGCTGGCCGCGTCTGCGTTCGTGGACGGCGGCGCGCTATTGCGCCTGATGACGATCGGCGGCGACCTCGACGCCGAAGCCCTCGCCAACAGCGACGTGCCGCTTGCGGTGCTCGCCTCGCTGCTCTGCTACGTGCCGGTGTCGATGCTGTTCTGGTTCGCGCCCGTGCTCACGGCATGGCACGACGTGCCGCCCGTGAAGGCGATGTTCTTCAGCATCGTGAGCTGCTGGCGCAACAAGGGCGCATTCATGGTGTACGGCGCGCTGTGGTTCGCGGTCTCGACCGTCGTGTCGATCGGCCTGTCGACGCTGCTGCGTGCGCTCGGCGCGGGCGACTTCACGGTGGCGATCCTGATGCCCGCGCTCATCATCGTGACGACGATGCTCTATTGCTCGTTCTACGCGACCTATCGCGGCTGCTACGGGGTGCAGGAAAAGCAGCCCGCCGAAATGCCGGACTCGGGCCGCTGA
- a CDS encoding DUF3563 family protein, producing the protein MYLLSRLFLFLSETAETRRQQREEAYLAQSVDIYDLEFRMRKMDREKATRHPSWMNHYG; encoded by the coding sequence ATGTACCTGCTCAGCCGTCTTTTCCTGTTCCTCTCCGAAACCGCCGAAACGCGTCGCCAGCAGCGCGAGGAAGCGTATCTCGCGCAGTCCGTCGACATCTACGATCTCGAATTCCGTATGCGCAAGATGGATCGCGAGAAGGCCACGCGCCACCCGTCGTGGATGAACCACTACGGCTAA
- a CDS encoding extracellular catalytic domain type 1 short-chain-length polyhydroxyalkanoate depolymerase encodes MTKNLTKLWAGGMRRLLAIQTRATRDALKSAGIDTPRPQAIWRAAQAVAEQAAKHAPAQARSGAPVRESRVGPRAAAWAAGVWDRAEHLVPANALHAGRSLPYGLYLPPGHKTAGMPLVVMLHGCKQSMDSFAEGTRMNLLADRHGFAVVYPEQSERAHPHQCWHWYDSRDAAGGGEAAAVVSLVDTLIEEHGFDRSRVYLAGLSAGAGLAMLLAVRSPSRFAAVALHSGPAFGEARSGVTALDVMRRGVRHDPVALVDTQLGARIHPGMPAIVVQGDVDAVVAPVNAEQLAVQVLRLNGLADSRGVRQGVVSHETFKDGYREQDYELDGASVVRLCRVADLDHAWSGGDDTVPFHSSTGPDASSLIWDFFESHRREAIDEAYDDELTQDAG; translated from the coding sequence ATGACGAAAAATCTGACGAAGCTATGGGCAGGTGGCATGCGACGTCTGCTCGCCATCCAGACCCGGGCTACCCGCGACGCCCTGAAAAGCGCGGGGATCGATACCCCCAGGCCGCAGGCAATCTGGCGCGCCGCTCAGGCCGTAGCCGAGCAGGCGGCGAAGCACGCGCCGGCGCAGGCGCGCAGCGGCGCGCCGGTGCGCGAGTCGCGTGTGGGTCCGCGCGCGGCCGCCTGGGCCGCGGGCGTTTGGGACCGCGCCGAGCACCTTGTACCGGCGAACGCCCTGCATGCCGGGCGCTCGCTGCCTTACGGGCTCTATTTGCCGCCGGGGCACAAGACGGCTGGCATGCCGCTCGTCGTGATGCTGCACGGCTGCAAGCAATCGATGGACTCCTTCGCGGAAGGCACGCGCATGAATCTGCTCGCCGACCGCCATGGGTTCGCGGTGGTGTACCCCGAGCAGTCGGAGCGCGCGCACCCGCACCAGTGCTGGCATTGGTATGACTCGCGCGACGCGGCGGGCGGCGGCGAAGCGGCGGCCGTTGTTTCGCTGGTCGATACACTCATCGAGGAGCATGGGTTCGACCGCTCGCGCGTCTATCTGGCGGGCCTGTCGGCGGGCGCAGGGCTCGCCATGCTGCTCGCGGTGCGCTCGCCCAGCCGTTTCGCAGCCGTCGCGCTGCACTCCGGCCCCGCTTTCGGTGAGGCACGCTCAGGTGTCACGGCGCTCGACGTCATGCGGCGCGGCGTGCGCCACGATCCGGTGGCGCTCGTCGATACCCAGTTGGGCGCACGCATCCATCCGGGCATGCCGGCGATCGTCGTGCAAGGCGATGTCGATGCAGTGGTCGCGCCCGTCAACGCGGAACAGCTCGCGGTGCAAGTGTTGCGCTTGAACGGCCTTGCAGATTCGCGCGGCGTGCGTCAGGGCGTCGTGTCGCACGAGACGTTCAAGGACGGCTATCGCGAGCAGGATTACGAACTCGATGGCGCGAGCGTCGTGCGGCTGTGCCGCGTGGCGGACCTCGACCACGCGTGGAGCGGCGGCGACGACACCGTGCCGTTCCATTCCTCCACGGGACCCGACGCGAGTTCGCTGATCTGGGACTTTTTCGAATCGCATCGCCGCGAGGCGATCGACGAGGCCTACGACGACGAATTGACGCAGGACGCAGGGTAA
- a CDS encoding phosphatase PAP2 family protein: MPDLPIHLWYSITNLGGAGLTLPLALAIALWLMVGYSWRMAASWVFLLGLAIGLVTLTKIAFLGWGVGVRELDFTGISGHAMLSTAVYPVAFFLVLQGTPSFVRAAGVTVGLAVGIAVALSRVVLDAHSPSEAVTGCVVGALTALVFARYWWQAQAQRISAAVVALSLAALTVALHNVHVPTHRWVTNIALTVSGHDRPYVRAKWKANRTNRAPVAPVSQTRNGLTPPPQRHA; encoded by the coding sequence ATGCCAGATTTACCGATTCACCTTTGGTACTCGATTACCAACCTCGGCGGCGCAGGCCTCACGCTGCCGCTCGCGTTGGCGATCGCGCTGTGGCTCATGGTCGGCTACTCGTGGCGCATGGCGGCGAGCTGGGTGTTCCTGCTCGGCCTGGCAATCGGCCTCGTGACGCTCACGAAAATCGCGTTCCTCGGCTGGGGCGTAGGGGTGAGGGAACTGGATTTCACGGGCATCAGCGGCCACGCCATGCTTTCCACGGCCGTCTATCCCGTTGCGTTTTTCCTCGTGTTGCAAGGCACACCGTCGTTCGTGCGCGCCGCAGGCGTGACCGTTGGGCTCGCGGTAGGAATCGCGGTCGCGCTCTCGCGCGTGGTGCTCGACGCCCACTCGCCTTCCGAGGCTGTCACCGGCTGTGTGGTCGGGGCGCTCACCGCGCTCGTATTCGCGCGGTACTGGTGGCAGGCGCAGGCGCAGCGCATTTCGGCGGCGGTCGTCGCGCTGAGCCTCGCGGCACTCACGGTCGCATTGCACAACGTGCATGTGCCCACGCACCGCTGGGTCACGAACATCGCGCTGACCGTTTCGGGCCACGATCGGCCCTACGTGCGCGCCAAATGGAAGGCCAATCGCACCAACCGCGCGCCCGTCGCGCCCGTCTCGCAAACCCGCAACGGTCTCACGCCGCCCCCGCAACGCCACGCCTGA
- a CDS encoding TOBE domain-containing protein — protein sequence MMNPTDPNSPSPDAGHADAGSPDTSQRSEAPELGLGGSVWFQSGQQMLGGAARVALLEAIRATGSITGAAKAVGMSYKGAWDAVDVMNNLAGEALVVRATGGKGGGGTTLTPRALRLVETFRAIEREHRRFIEHAAHALGAISKEGGDAQAGGFARDLAVLGRFAMRTSARNQLFGTVSAIVRGAVTDEVSIALPGGEALVATITRESTEALGLGEGAPVVALVKATSVVLVASAADAARLSARNRLSGTIEVVRRGAVNAEVTLALPGGSVIAAIVTDASVDALGFAPDQAATAVFKASSVLLGVAG from the coding sequence ATGATGAATCCCACTGACCCGAACTCACCCTCTCCCGACGCGGGCCACGCCGATGCCGGTTCCCCAGACACATCCCAACGCTCCGAAGCGCCGGAACTCGGTCTGGGCGGCTCGGTCTGGTTTCAGTCCGGCCAGCAGATGCTCGGCGGCGCGGCGCGCGTCGCGCTGCTCGAAGCGATCCGTGCGACTGGCTCGATCACAGGCGCCGCGAAGGCAGTTGGCATGAGCTACAAGGGCGCCTGGGACGCCGTCGACGTCATGAACAATCTCGCGGGCGAGGCGCTCGTCGTCCGTGCGACGGGCGGCAAGGGCGGTGGCGGAACGACGCTCACGCCGCGGGCGCTGCGGCTCGTCGAAACGTTTCGTGCCATCGAGCGCGAGCACCGGCGCTTTATCGAGCATGCGGCGCACGCGCTCGGGGCCATTTCGAAAGAAGGGGGCGACGCACAGGCTGGCGGTTTCGCGCGCGATCTGGCCGTGCTCGGGCGCTTCGCCATGCGCACGAGCGCGCGCAATCAGCTTTTTGGCACCGTCTCGGCAATCGTGAGAGGCGCAGTGACCGACGAGGTGTCGATCGCGCTGCCCGGCGGCGAAGCGCTCGTCGCCACGATTACGCGAGAGAGCACCGAGGCCTTGGGGCTTGGGGAAGGCGCGCCTGTGGTGGCGCTCGTGAAGGCGACTTCGGTCGTGCTGGTCGCGAGCGCGGCGGACGCGGCGCGGCTTTCGGCGCGCAACCGGCTTAGCGGAACGATCGAGGTCGTGCGGCGTGGCGCCGTGAACGCCGAAGTCACGCTCGCCCTGCCGGGCGGCAGCGTGATCGCGGCCATCGTGACCGACGCGAGCGTGGACGCGCTCGGATTCGCCCCAGATCAAGCGGCGACGGCCGTGTTCAAGGCTTCGAGTGTGCTGCTAGGCGTGGCCGGCTGA
- a CDS encoding CHAD domain-containing protein produces MDRVLEIVLDVVVPAAPDRRSSKAAATAATPRAHASPMTSEWSLTLCAALPSLVPLPDARERVTTVAFDRGGVLGGLGWRVAVESRGDIQHVVVSSRRVHTPGVTAVAPIFEAALDANGIAHALFDAAPELFREALGSADDLTASATLVATRSCWQWPRDGIEVLLTFDEDVHESSAMPQAALAQDTGRADAGSPPGLHELRVSAPWPEGEDERPVVDALFACAGDLIEALPAFVRLTDALERAAAGAVTGDAAAIKAEAVDLGGASTAETALVAIGRNISAQWFGNDAGVRDSTNGEFIHQMRVSQRRLRTAMRIFSHWCDETWETHIEPELKWLGGLLGDARDRDVFVESTLPALAAADVEPGRWSAIRDEANAQRLAARARLREGLASQRYARVALAWLQWLDRLARRASDAGASGLSLHRHAKKRVRRYYERLVSTQKLTAIDEASRHRARINAKYLRYTIEFFATLTSRRTRVEVARSLARLQTVLGDGNDAAVALRYLERMDAEPYQLGFARGWCEAVKRYTAKEGERLLRELGEPKVPRGR; encoded by the coding sequence ATGGATCGCGTTCTGGAAATCGTGCTGGATGTCGTGGTTCCGGCAGCGCCGGATAGAAGAAGCTCAAAAGCCGCCGCCACGGCGGCGACGCCCAGGGCGCACGCCAGCCCGATGACTTCGGAGTGGAGCCTCACCCTGTGCGCGGCCTTGCCGTCGCTCGTGCCGCTGCCGGATGCGCGCGAACGCGTGACGACGGTCGCCTTCGACCGCGGCGGCGTCCTTGGGGGCCTCGGCTGGCGCGTCGCTGTCGAATCGCGCGGCGACATACAGCACGTCGTCGTGTCGAGTCGGCGCGTTCATACACCGGGGGTCACCGCGGTCGCGCCGATCTTCGAGGCGGCGCTCGATGCGAACGGTATCGCGCATGCGCTCTTCGACGCCGCGCCCGAGCTGTTTCGCGAGGCGCTCGGCAGTGCGGACGATCTCACTGCGTCGGCCACGCTCGTGGCGACGCGCAGTTGCTGGCAGTGGCCGCGCGACGGCATCGAGGTGCTGCTCACGTTCGACGAAGACGTGCACGAGTCGTCAGCCATGCCGCAGGCGGCGCTGGCCCAGGACACTGGCCGCGCGGATGCGGGGAGCCCGCCCGGCCTGCACGAGTTACGCGTCAGTGCGCCCTGGCCCGAAGGCGAGGACGAGCGGCCCGTCGTCGATGCGCTTTTCGCCTGTGCCGGCGATCTGATCGAGGCGCTGCCCGCGTTCGTGCGCCTGACCGACGCGCTCGAGCGCGCCGCCGCGGGCGCTGTGACCGGCGACGCAGCAGCGATCAAAGCCGAAGCCGTGGACCTCGGCGGTGCGTCGACAGCCGAAACCGCGCTCGTGGCGATCGGGCGCAACATTAGTGCGCAGTGGTTCGGCAATGACGCGGGCGTGCGCGATAGCACGAACGGCGAATTCATCCATCAGATGCGCGTGTCGCAGCGGCGGCTGCGCACCGCCATGCGCATCTTCTCGCACTGGTGCGACGAGACCTGGGAGACGCACATCGAGCCGGAACTCAAGTGGCTGGGCGGCCTGCTCGGCGATGCGCGCGACCGCGACGTCTTCGTCGAATCGACGCTGCCAGCGCTCGCCGCCGCCGACGTCGAGCCGGGGCGCTGGAGCGCGATTCGCGACGAGGCGAACGCGCAGCGGCTCGCCGCACGAGCGCGGCTGCGCGAGGGGCTGGCTTCGCAGCGCTATGCGCGCGTGGCGCTGGCTTGGCTCCAGTGGCTCGATCGGCTCGCGCGGCGCGCGAGCGATGCCGGCGCCAGCGGGCTCTCGCTGCACCGCCACGCGAAGAAGCGCGTGCGGCGCTACTACGAGCGGCTCGTGAGCACGCAAAAGCTCACCGCCATCGACGAGGCGAGCCGCCATCGCGCGCGCATCAACGCGAAGTATTTGCGCTACACGATCGAATTCTTCGCCACGCTCACATCGCGCCGCACGCGCGTGGAGGTGGCGCGCTCGCTCGCGCGGCTGCAGACCGTGCTTGGGGACGGCAACGACGCCGCGGTGGCCTTGCGCTATCTCGAGCGCATGGATGCCGAGCCATATCAGCTCGGGTTCGCACGCGGCTGGTGCGAGGCCGTCAAGCGCTATACCGCAAAGGAAGGCGAGCGCCTGTTGCGCGAACTGGGCGAGCCGAAGGTGCCGCGCGGCCGCTGA
- a CDS encoding YdcH family protein, translated as MFPEYRDLISRLKIQDDHFARIFHRHNELDQQIKNMEAGVVASHGMEVEQLKKEKLQLKDSLYLILRKAANA; from the coding sequence GTGTTCCCAGAATACCGAGATTTGATTTCGCGCCTCAAGATTCAGGACGACCATTTCGCCCGGATTTTTCATCGTCACAACGAGCTCGACCAGCAGATCAAGAACATGGAGGCGGGCGTCGTAGCTTCGCACGGCATGGAGGTCGAGCAGTTGAAAAAGGAAAAGCTTCAACTCAAGGACTCCCTCTACCTGATCCTGAGAAAAGCGGCAAACGCCTGA
- the ppk2 gene encoding polyphosphate kinase 2 yields the protein MPKSIPHSAPDATIPTARLPLVTPHSAELRAVDSAVESASEVIAGAVHDLVTHADAGQNPPAMLLESIAALMQGMSPDEAAQLRSLILEGNPADWRNSRTRHPDEELAAGWREGGYPYRNLMSRRAYERQKYRLQVELLKLQAWVRETGQRVVILFEGRDAAGKGGTIKRFMEHLNPRGARVVALEKPTELERGQWYLQRYVQHLPSAGEIVLFDRSWYNRAGVEHVMGFCSPEEYADFMQQVPEFERQLIRSGIHLIKFWFSVSRAEQRRRFKERKVHPLKQWKLSPVDLASLDKWEAYTQAKEAMFSQTDTADAPWTVVRSDCKKRARLNAMRFVLNKLPYASRDAEAIGVVDPLLVSRAL from the coding sequence ATGCCCAAATCCATTCCCCACTCCGCTCCCGACGCCACCATCCCCACCGCGAGACTGCCGCTCGTCACGCCCCACAGCGCCGAGTTGCGCGCCGTCGACAGTGCCGTCGAGTCCGCGAGCGAGGTCATCGCGGGCGCTGTCCATGATCTCGTCACCCACGCTGACGCCGGGCAAAATCCGCCCGCCATGTTGCTCGAGTCGATCGCGGCACTGATGCAAGGCATGTCGCCCGACGAAGCCGCCCAGTTGCGCAGCCTGATCCTCGAAGGCAACCCCGCCGACTGGCGCAACTCGCGCACGCGCCACCCCGACGAGGAACTTGCCGCTGGCTGGCGCGAAGGCGGCTATCCGTATCGCAATTTGATGTCGCGTCGCGCGTACGAGCGGCAGAAATATCGGCTGCAAGTCGAACTGCTCAAGCTTCAGGCGTGGGTGCGGGAAACCGGCCAGCGTGTGGTGATCCTGTTCGAGGGCCGCGACGCCGCCGGCAAGGGCGGCACGATCAAGCGCTTCATGGAGCATCTGAACCCGCGCGGCGCGCGCGTGGTGGCGCTCGAAAAGCCCACTGAACTCGAGCGCGGCCAGTGGTATCTCCAGCGCTATGTGCAGCATCTGCCTTCGGCGGGGGAAATCGTGCTGTTCGATCGGTCCTGGTACAACCGTGCTGGTGTCGAGCATGTCATGGGCTTCTGCTCGCCGGAGGAATATGCCGACTTCATGCAGCAGGTGCCTGAGTTCGAACGGCAGTTGATTCGCAGCGGCATCCACCTGATCAAGTTCTGGTTCTCGGTGAGCCGCGCGGAGCAGCGCCGGCGCTTCAAGGAGCGCAAGGTACATCCGCTCAAGCAATGGAAGCTGAGCCCTGTCGATCTCGCTTCGCTCGACAAGTGGGAGGCTTACACGCAGGCGAAGGAGGCAATGTTCTCGCAAACGGACACGGCCGATGCGCCGTGGACCGTCGTTCGCTCCGATTGCAAGAAACGCGCGCGGCTCAATGCCATGCGGTTCGTGCTGAACAAGCTGCCTTATGCGAGTCGGGACGCGGAGGCGATCGGGGTGGTCGATCCATTGCTGGTGAGTCGGGCGCTGTAG